One region of Syntrophobacter fumaroxidans MPOB genomic DNA includes:
- a CDS encoding bifunctional glycosyltransferase family 2/GtrA family protein → MGNDSVSRAWTSTQGSTSLGRPVRLTLVIPCYNEEKTLEKCVQRVLRIRDEELTLEIIIVDDHSQDDSPSIALSLAKRIPEIAVVCHDRNMGKGAALRTGFQKATGDYVAVQDADLEYDPWDLKKLLVPLVNDEADVVLGSRFLTAGPHRVLYFWHSLGNKFLTLLSNMFSDLNLTDMETCYKVFRREFIQDITIEENRFGVEPELVAKMAAKRVRIFEMGISYYGRTYEEGKKIKAKDGLRAFYCIFHYNAPTAPMPIQFLIYLLIGGLSALFNLFLFLGTLALGWTAPLSAATAYVAAAGMNYLLCIALLFRHKARWNSLMELAVYCLIVILVGVLDVGLTHVLLLSGMAPWLAKSAASVAGLILNFLGRKYFVFPQPSAGPWKSRPGPGG, encoded by the coding sequence ATGGGCAATGACAGCGTGTCCCGAGCCTGGACATCCACGCAAGGCTCCACCTCGCTGGGCCGACCGGTCAGGCTTACCCTGGTGATTCCTTGCTACAACGAGGAAAAGACGCTCGAAAAGTGCGTGCAAAGAGTCCTCCGGATCCGGGACGAGGAATTGACCCTGGAAATCATCATCGTGGACGACCATTCTCAGGATGACAGTCCTTCCATCGCTTTGTCACTAGCAAAACGCATACCAGAAATCGCCGTCGTTTGTCATGATCGAAACATGGGGAAGGGAGCGGCACTGCGGACAGGATTTCAAAAAGCGACCGGCGATTATGTCGCCGTTCAGGACGCCGATCTCGAATATGACCCGTGGGACCTGAAGAAGCTGCTGGTTCCCCTGGTAAACGATGAGGCGGACGTCGTTCTGGGGTCGCGCTTCCTGACCGCCGGCCCCCACCGCGTGCTCTACTTCTGGCATTCCCTGGGAAACAAGTTCCTCACCCTGCTTTCCAACATGTTCTCCGACCTGAACCTCACCGACATGGAAACCTGCTACAAGGTATTCAGGAGAGAGTTCATCCAGGACATCACGATCGAGGAAAACCGGTTCGGAGTCGAACCCGAGCTCGTTGCCAAGATGGCTGCGAAACGCGTGCGCATTTTCGAGATGGGCATTTCCTACTACGGCCGCACCTATGAGGAAGGAAAAAAAATAAAGGCAAAAGACGGGCTCCGGGCTTTTTACTGCATCTTTCACTACAATGCCCCCACCGCGCCGATGCCCATTCAATTCCTCATCTACCTGCTGATCGGTGGGCTGTCCGCGCTCTTCAACCTTTTTCTATTCCTCGGAACCCTGGCCTTGGGCTGGACCGCTCCGTTGTCCGCCGCAACCGCATACGTCGCCGCCGCCGGTATGAATTATCTGCTTTGCATCGCGCTTCTTTTCAGGCACAAGGCAAGGTGGAACTCCCTGATGGAGTTGGCGGTCTATTGCCTGATCGTCATCCTGGTCGGCGTGCTGGACGTGGGGCTGACCCACGTGCTGCTGCTGTCGGGTATGGCGCCGTGGTTGGCGAAATCGGCCGCCTCGGTGGCGGGATTGATACTGAACTTCCTGGGCAGGAAATACTTCGTGTTCCCTCAGCCTTCGGCGGGGCCGTGGAAGTCCCGGCCGGGACCCGGTGGGTGA